Proteins encoded together in one Branchiostoma floridae strain S238N-H82 chromosome 18, Bfl_VNyyK, whole genome shotgun sequence window:
- the LOC118406212 gene encoding uncharacterized protein LOC118406212, which produces MNDLKKLQDSSEVDEKAFLETLPEDCRYKITSLRGTSSGFDASVETPDLTTDNYNDWLLEYGAITNTCLRKGTVKGETSGFFLRTYYRCQHNTRQWSPSKDPQRRLGIDPTARVKNTNCPFQLVMKISKENVTTIDIHSQHNHSVGTLEASNFKDLSEETIDKVYKLFESGLTPSTARQQFLSDLKSDCMDEITFHRQKADRSIMPRKRDFNYLYEQFGRERYGGKDSQMFVKLKERLDSYKEENPEASIKCQIYEGDSKPLIIALVTPLMKRVRREVPQSAELVFVDATSNTEEHNLKVFMLCTYHVAGALPLGIVITSDEKESTLCEGFQAL; this is translated from the coding sequence ATGAATGACTTGAAAAAGCTTCAGGATTCAAGTGAAGTTGATGAGAAAGCATTCCTTGAAACTTTACCAGAGGATTGCCGTTACAAGATAACAAGTCTCCGGGGCACCTCCTCTGGGTTTGATGCAAGTGTCGAAACACCAGACCTGACTACTGACAACTACAATGACTGGTTACTTGAATATGGAGCCATAACCAACACTTGCCTGAGGAAGGGGACAGTCAAGGGTGAGACGTCTGGCTTTTTCCTGCGGACTTACTACCGTtgtcaacacaacacaagacAGTGGAGTCCAAGCAAAGACCCTCAGCGCAGACTTGGCATTGACCCTACGGCTAGGGTTAAGAATACAAACTGCCCATTCCAGTTAGTGATGAAGATCTCAAAAGAAAATGTCACTACCATCGACATTCACAGTCAGCACAATCACTCAGTTGGCACGTTGGAAGCCTCCAACTTCAAAGATTTGTCAGAGGAAACAATAGACAAAGTCTATAAGCTTTTTGAGTCTGGTCTGACACCATCTACTGCTAGACAGCAGTTTTTGAGCGACCTCAAAAGTGACTGTATGGATGAGATCACCTTTCACCGACAAAAGGCAGACCGCTCCATCATGCCCAGGAAGAGAGACTTCAATTATTTGTATGAACAGTTTGGGAGGGAAAGGTATGGAGGAAAAGACAGTCAAATGTTTGTCAAGCTGAAAGAAAGACTCGATTCATATAAAGAAGAAAATCCAGAGGCAAGCATAAAGTGCCAGATCTATGAGGGTGACAGCAAGCCTCTGATAATCGCACTTGTAACACCGTTAATGAAGAGAGTCCGTAGGGAAGTTCCTCAGTCAGCTGAACTTGTGTTTGTTGATGCCACTTCAAATACAGAAGAACATAACTTAAAGGTATTCATGTTGTGCACCTACCATGTGGCTGGCGCACTACCATTAGGTATTGTAATAACAAGTGATGAGAAAGAGAGTACCCTGTGTGAAGGTTTTCAGGCACTTTAG